A stretch of Aedes aegypti strain LVP_AGWG chromosome 2, AaegL5.0 Primary Assembly, whole genome shotgun sequence DNA encodes these proteins:
- the LOC5564839 gene encoding cardioactive peptide: protein MNSTAVTILLALAVTILCLAHVIDCGVVDREPRAYKQYSNEPPPAKRPFCNAFTGCGKKRSSVVPVTPVNMIHRHALTSEQNRPKVTEGFDPNEDSLANLIDLNTEPAVEDLMRQIMSEAKLWEAIQEANREIYLQKQGQKSESNSFPISFSTQ, encoded by the exons ATGAACTCCACCGCAGTCACCATCCTCCTGGCGCTGGCTGTTACGATTCTCTGTTTGGCGCATGTGATAGATTGTGGCGTTGTGGATAGG GAACCACGTGCCTACAAACAATACAGCAACGAACCTCCTCCAGCCAAACGACCGTTTTGCAACGCCTTCACGGGTTGTGGCAAGAAACGTTCCAGTGTAGTTCCCGTGACGCCAGTTAACATGATTCACAGGCACGCGCTCACTTCGGAGCAGAATCGACCCAAGGTGACGGAAGGTTTCGACCCCAACGAGGACTCGCTGGCCAATTTAATCGACCTGAACACGGAACCCGCCGTCGAAGATCTGATGAGGCAAATCATGTCCGAGGCCAAGCTGTGGGAAGCCATTCAGGAAGCTAACCGGGAGATTTACCTTCAGAAACAGGGacaaaaatcagaatccaacTCGTTTCCAATCTCGTTCAGTACGCAGTAA